The genomic segment GACCTGGAAAGCTTCGTCCGTCTGTCCCTTCTCCAGCAGATGAAGCAAATGCTCAGTCTTTAGCTGCAGCCTCAGCTGCTCAGATACAGGATACAGCTCCACCCACTGAGCACAAAGAGCAAACTCctgcaaaaaaattaaaaatatatcaatcactttatataatataacataaacaaataagtATTTTAGAGCTGAATCGTGGCAATGCATGGTTATTAACGTCTGCTGCACCCACTTTCGCTTCCACCATCCTGGACAACATGGACTCTGAGTTCGTCTTGGACTGAGTCCTCAGCTCCTGCCAGGTATCCCACGGCAACGGAGGCTGCAAATTTAACATCTGTGACAAGGGAAGGAGAAACAGACACTTGGCAAGTCACAAAGGAGATCTGATCACTGAGGGATGTAATGTATTATCATGGCAACCAAAGACATGATTATATAAGACGTGGAAACCCCGCCACCCCCGCCCCCGGCTAAAACAAGTTCATACTACACAGACAAGTACAGACGAGCTCGAGTGTGATAGCAGGGATTTGTTACTCAAGCTTAAAAATTCAACTTCCTGTGCTTTTGTCTGACAGGATATCCATGACCGCTTTGCTTTgctacgacacacacacacacacacacacacacacacacacacacacacacacacacacacacacagtggaggaaTTACCCAGCGATAGATGTCCAGTTCTTTCCTCTTGAGCTCCAGGTCTGTCCTCAGGGCGTCCTCTGTGTTCGGGTCGTTGAGGCAGAACTCCAGCAGCTCCATGCAGGCGGACAGAGGCCATCGCTCCAGAGCCTGCAGGGCAACGCGGGCCCGCAGGTCGGCGTCCTGTACGCGGAACAGCTGACCTGTACCTTCCCCTCCGTCTGAACGCAGACGATCagatcaacaacaaacacttaCTACACTGGaaacaactgaactgaacaactaaactaataattttatttattactagagaatctgtttattatttatttatattgttaaattaatcatttgtctataaaaatacaaatagtgACTTTCCCAGCGTCTGACaccttcattttgttttgaatcaaagaaactaaaaacaaataaaactgagaaaagcagcaaaaattgtaacatttgagaagctgaaaccaacaaatgttttgtattttttgtgttttgcttacTTGCACATTCAGGCTGAGAGAGTTATCACACCATCATGTCGAGATTTACCTTCATATCAGATGCATTTACCTTGTAAAGCAGCACAGGCCAGCAGCCGGTCTCTCAGCGCCCCCTCCTGGCTGCAGCCGTGTCCGTACAGCTCCAGCAGGCTGAGAGCGCGGCCCAGGTCTCTGGAGGACAGCGCCTTCTGGAAGGCCTCAGCAGCCACGGCCTGGGCTGCGTCTTCCTGCGGTCCGGACAGCAGGAGAGTGACGAGAGGTTTCCCACACACGACCGCCCCGAGTCCAGCGGCGCCTTCCTCGCCCTCTGGTAACGGGGCGCCCAGCACCGGCTCGGCCATGGTGTGGAGGTACGCCCAGAGAATGGGGAAATCTTTCAGGAGGGTGTCAGCTTCACGGGAAATCTGCTCACCGTCCAGGACGACCTCTTTACGTCCGCTGCGGAAATACCCCGACCACCCGGAGGCTTGTGTCCGGGCGGTTTCTCCCTTACATGCGCTCAGACACGCAAGTGAGGCCAGTAAGGGCGAGCGAGACTTCAGGAAAGACAGGGCCGACGGTGTGAGGAGGAAAGagtttgaggaggaggaggaggaggaggaggaggaggaggatgaattAGAGGGAGGCGAGGTGGAGAGGTTGGTGGGTGTCGCAGACTGGTCTTCCACTGACGCCTCAGACTCTGAGCTGGTGTCGGACTGAGTCTCTGCGATTCCCAGAGTTGGCATGTGTTCATGAGCGTGCTGCTGGAGCAGGACGGACAAACTGGCGACGCCGAACACGCCGTCATCTTTCTTGGTCTGATCGGAGTCTCGCTCGGCGCCGGGACAGGAGAGCCACAGAGGCAACGTCTCACAGCATCGCTGGACGATCACCTGCTGGACACTCAGCCGCAGACCCTCCTGCTTCAGCAAGGACAGCACTCTGCAGGTGAAACGGGAcgtgaaattaaatgaaatattaaagctgAAAGTTACAATCTTGGCACCTTCTGAAGTGTCTCTAACgaatcacacatttaaataaatatattacagAGCTGGATTTCAGTTATATTCCTGTAATCTGTTACTGAACCGTGGACAACCGTTTCTACAGCGCACATCCTCGCTGCAGTCCGGGTTACAAGGTGAGGactacaggtgtgtgtgtgtgtgtgtgtgtgtgtgtgtgtgtgtgtgtgtgtgtgtgtgtgtgtgtgtgcgtgcctggGGTTAAACCAGTGTGCGTACCTGTCAGGAGACACCTGTCTGTCAAACAGCAGGTGGGAGAGGAGCTGAAACGGGGCTTGAAGCAGCACCAGCAGTGGATTCCCAAGCTTCACTTCGCAGCTCTGGTCTACGAGAGAAACCGGAACAAAGGAGgtaaaagaaggaaaagagtCACTGACGAACACCTGTTTCTGAAAGCAGCAATAATTAATAAAACGGTACCATTCACTTAAACTGCTTTAACTCTTAAAGAGTTGCCAAATGCAGGAGAATCTGAAAACTACAACCTCTCAAACATCATCTCACCTTCTGAACCAAGGCTGCGCACCAGCACGGACGCCAGCGTGTTGACGTAGTCGAGGAAACTCCGCACATAATCCGGTCTGGCGAGGTCTCCGTCCGGCTCGAAGGGGCAGAGCTGGTCCAGAGAACGAAGCAGCTGTTTCATGCTGGAGCGCACGGGGTGAGCGTCCAGCTCCGACTGCTTCAGATTGGCCTGGTCGACCAAGAGAGCCAGGAGAGCGCTGCCCGCACCGCCCTCTGTCACGACGGGCAAcagcagacatgaaaacattaacgCACAGAACGATTCAAACACTACAGGTGGCACAACTGCACAAGACGAGCCGAACAATCCTTAGAATTAGCTTCATTTTAAGGAGCAAAACCAAAGAAAACGTTAGCTTGCGCCAACCTGTGCTGTctgcagcgctgctcagagtgTGCAGGGTGGTCTCCAGGCGCTGAGCCAGACTGAGCCGGGCGGCGATGGACTCCTCGCTCAGTGTCGGGTGGCAGCACAGGAGCACTTCTTGAATGCAGCAACCGAATGGACTGGCAGAGACCTGGTCCTCCCCGACAGCGTCTGCGAACAAGATCAGTAACAAAGAAAACTATTCACTGTTCATTTGTCGTGGTAAATTTCTGGTCAGGAGCAGGTATTTATTTGATATCATCATTTGATCAGCACAACAGACTTAGACAAAACTAACTTTCctaacatttaaacatttgcaCTCACCTGTTTTGACCGAGCCCTTGTTTGTAGCAGAGTGGTTGAGGATCTTGTTGATCTGTTGTAACACCATAGGAAATCCACAGATGCCGTCAGAATGAGGAACCTTGGGGTCCACTCGCACTCCTGGGGAGAGTAAGAGAGTAAGACTCCCTCTGCAAAGCCTCTAATGAACACATGACATTGCAGCCGACCTCCATGATAGAATGAATCTTTGCTGTAGCATCAGCATCACTGATAAAAACTCAGGCTTCGTACCTCGAGcctccaggctgctgctgagccGGCGCTCCGCTGTGTCCAGCAGCTGTCGGGACGTCTTCCAGAGCTGACAGTGGCAGCAGGCCAGGTCAAAGGCAGCCATAGCCGCTGCGCTGAGCTCCTCCAGCAAAGTGTAGACGAGGCCAGAGGGgtctgaggagcagcagctcagccagTAGCCTTCCTCCAGCGAGGGCATGGGGTGGGCGGGGGTGCTGAGGAGACGGTCCGCGATGTCTGAGATGGAGTAGAAAGCCACACCTGCAGGGAAACACGCGCCAGGTCAGATCAGCTGAACCTGGTAGATTTCTTTTGGCAATAAAAAcgcttcaaattaaaaaaaaataacaataaaaaatgtagtAAATAATTGTACATATATGCAAAATATGTCCAATAAATGTGACACTAAAACAAGCTTAAACTGTTCACATCACGTTACAGGCAATAAATCAATGATCACAGCTGTAAAGGAGAAAGAACAAGAGCGTTTTCTACTGTAGATCGATCATTTTGAGCAACAAACACAGTTGAGGTGGAGAAATcactttctcctcctgcagctcctctgaagGAAATTTAAGTAAGGAGCTTCACCTTTATGTCTATTCCATAACTGCCTGCTACAGCTTTACGTTTCTTCTCTGGGCATCGTTTAAAGAAAAGCTGctataaataatatgaaaactAGACGTGCAGACCTGCAGGAGGACGGGGTTTAAACAGACGctttaatacacatttgattTCTGACATTAAGGGCGACACAGTGACCCGACAGTGACGAGGGGGAGATGAAAAGTAAAGCAGAATGTCGAACCTGCAGCGGCAGCGCTCCCGATGGCCTGCAGCGTCGACCGCCCGCTGCTGCCCAGCCGAACCCTCCCGGTGCCCGTCGCGGCCGTCGACCCCAAGCCCTCTGAGGAGGACGACGATGAAGACATGGACTGGCTCTCCATCTTCTGCTCCACCTGCCCCAGCTCCACCAGCACTTCTTTGTAGCGCTCCATGAACACCAACTCGCCGCAACAGGCGGACGCCCCCAGATCGAACACCAGAGACACCTGCAGAGCAGCCGACCAACACACAGATACTCATTTTTTACGTGGCCATAATTAAAAAGCACAGAAACAATACTGATGTTTAACTTGAAGACGGTGAAGCAGAACATTTCTAAATTATAATGTGCTTCATTCGAGGTTGAATAAAGTCTTACAACAATCACAATTAGTAGAAGTTGCAGTAGCAGTAACGAGGCCGGTGGTAAGAGGAAGCGTGGTGTTGTTAGTGGCAGTAACACTGTATTTGCAGTAACAACAGAAGCGTGTTGCTGAACAGACCTGACGCGCCTCCATGAAGTTCCCTCTGCGGATGCAGGACATTAGCAGAGACTCCGGGGGGGACAACATGGCGGGGGCCAGCCAGCTGTGAGGACCTCCGCATGGACAAACCTCCAGTTCCACACAACCTGCAGCTGCCGCTCCTCCACCGTCTGACAAAGGACAGATTATCTGTCGTAAACAAGCATCTTCAGGAGAGTTACTTTGAAAGACAAAAGTTCAGACTGGAGTCGTTACAATGAAGCACAGACTTCATCTAAAACCTGAATTCACTGCAACTGAAAAACTTCATCACTCattcttcacattttttatgtaaatatttgatCTTATTCTTAAAGTTTTCTGTTTATATCTAAGATATCCGACCTCCAGTACTCGCTTGTTTCATCTTcgtttatatttcttttcttcttactgTGTTTATTGAATAAAACTGATTCTGATTTCTCAGGGaagataaaagcaaaaacaaacacacagctcagagtTTCTTACACCTGTGATCTTTACATCTTTGACTTCGTCACTACCTGATGCGCTCGTGCTGACTTCTCCATTGAGTTTCTCTGTGGaggtttgtctctctgtagcgTGTCTCCCtggtctcctcctcctcctcagactcGAGCTCTTGCTGCGTCCCGAAGAAGAGGCAGCGCGGCCGACCGCCGACACCTGGAGCGGGCTCTCTGAGCCTGCAAGTGAGTTCACCATCAAGACTCAAAGAGTTCATACCCAACATCTATCTGATCTCCACCCGCCGACAGACACGAGACACATCGTTAGGTAGGACATGAAGACAAGCCACCAGATTAATGTGTTTTAGTTAAAGCATCTCACCACTGCCGGTGCCCTGGTTGCTGGTGATGATCTGCAGCCTCCACTGAGCCTCCGCCGTGCGTTTGGACAACCGTTGGAGACGAGCCCCGAATGTCTCGGCCGTCACCGAGCAGCCGAGACTCTCCGCCGCCTCGGCCTCTCGAGGCAGCGCTCTTCCCGCCTCCTGCCCCTCCTGCTGACCCACCACGCACATGCCCTCCAACCCTTccttcagcagcttcagcacaCCCTCCATGGCCGTCACATCCACCACGAAACCCCTGCAGCCCTGGATGAAGTGTCCCAGGTCCAGGTGGCTGCGGGGGGATCCCGTTAGCGAACGTGCACGACGCTTCGggctctctctcctgctgcgaTCGCTCTCGTCTGTCCTCGCTCTTAATTCTACATTAGCGTTTCTTGCACCTGACGAACGGTCTCGATCGACATCCTCCGCGTTCAGGTTCGTGTTTGCCTCTTTTTGAATCTGCTGCGCAAAATCAGCGgtggacaggaagaggagggagaagatgttctccagcagctccaggcgGAACATGGCCGGCACAGCCTCCAGGTAGAGCTGACACTCCGAGAGGTAGTGCTGGAACTGCACCTGGCAacctggaaaacacaacagagaagaATATAACTCCAACTAAACACAGACCACTTTAAACAATCAAAAGATTCTCGAACCAAGAAGCTGAAAAAGGGGAAAAGTCATTATTAAAACGATAAAAGAAAAGctcttctgtgtctctttaGTCTTAGAAATTAAAGAAGGTACTGATCATctatttttcctttgtgtttccTTGTCTTCATAGTTTCTTGTCAGTTCATTTgcaaatttaatttagttttttttttatctccaaatgatgtttttattctcatcCACAGCGaattatctgtatttttcttgCTTGTTTCTAAACTCAATgatacagtttattttaattctgttttttttattgaactaATTTGATTCAAATGAGCTAAAACAAATTACTCATAAATTAAAGCCGTCAAACCCAGACATCAGTGTATTCTCTTTCTGAAAGCAAGATTACAATCAATTAGACGACAGGAAACTTTTCTATCgtctaaactaaaactaaaacacacacacacacacacacacacacacacacacacacacacacacacacacacacacacagctctaatACCTTCTGAGGAAGTTGAGGCTTGATTTTGATCACTTTCTGCGGCCgtggtttgctgctgctgctgcacggACTCGCACTCGGCGCAGTTGGAGTATTTATGTACATTAACACAGAGAGCGTAGATGGCATACTTCATGGCACAGAACCCCTGGAACAAAACGATGTTCTTCTGCACACCAGAGCTGAGAGAACCGACGCCCTCTGAGTCCTctgcaagaaaaacaataagaacCACGTGACTATAAAACATCAAGTACATCATTAACTTCAGACTCCGGAGGACAAACACGCGGATGACGTGAACCTGCTCCCGGTGAATTCGGCAGtcgctgcagcagctggagaatCCTGCGCTCCTCAAACTGAGGCAGAGGAGTCAGAGAGTGCAGGACGTAGAGCGCTGAGTGGCTGTCCAGAGTGTGGAGCTGAGTCAGCAGCGCCTCCAAGGAAATACCTCTGCACAGAAAGACACACGATACAAAAGGAgtagatatatataaaaaataaaaatgaaataggaCTCCCCCTATAAAGGATTTATGGATTGTTTATAATTAGTTCATTATAAGTAGCTTGTTAACATTTATAAGCTGggacctgttgcttgccaaatagtgatcCCACATGTATCTGTACCATTCAGCCTCACATCTCATTagactctttgttttctccatcagcgtttgaacctgctgctgcttcatcatcaCGTTTGTTCAGTTACGAGCAATTAACCACCATCATTTGTTAATGAGCTACTTGTATTTATAACTGGTGAAAGTTATTAATACtattgttttacactttacagtAAGATTCTTTTCACCAGGTttaaatggtagtaactcatttGTAATATTAATGAGTAGGAAGCATTAATTTGATTTTGCCAAATAGTGAACCTTCATCaatgtgttataacttgtttataattgtttatgtatgatttataaagtgttaacaagctaattattTATAAATCCATTATAAAGGttgtcttattgtaaagtggtacctaAAAATATTAAGAGATGAGATGAAATTAAATCACAGTCAAAcatgagaagagaaaaacaaaatctgattCTTACggattgttgtttttacaccaTTCAAGTATTCCCAGCTGAGAGGACAGGAGGTTGGCGAACTCCTGCAGAACAGAGTCACTGGCTGATGCCTGAAAACATAAAGAACAGCATCAGTTAATCAGATCACACTATTTCATCCtgcatatttaattttaattatttgggACTGAATTAAACTGTGGAGAGTTTTCTTTTCTCGGTTATTAAGAAATGAAGTTGTGAAGCAGAGCTGTTGTATGTGTTGAATGTGTCAGGTTATATGGACGTGTATTAATGTATCTGATGTCACTGaagttttgtttattaatttaagGAGACGCCGGGAAGAGTAGCTATCGTTATGACACAGCGGCTAATGAGGATCTAAGTAAGTAAATGTTGAAAATCTGAATCAGTGTTTCCACTAAATTCCAGTTATACGGTACGTGTGGACTGATCTGAGCTCAGACCTGCTCTCGGTGAAGGACGCTGAGCAGCGTTTGAGCCGAGCTCAGACTGCGACACTGAGTCcatcccagcagcagcagcagacgagACAGAGGCTGGAACTCCCGCCGCAGCAAGTCCTTCAGCTGAGAGAAGTCCTCGTGTTTCATCAGGTCCAGCGCAGTAACCTACAGGAAAGGAAACGATCTCATTACATTATTGAATTTTCGTCACATGCTGCTGCTAAACATTCGGATCTTGTACGAGTTACAAAGACTGCAGGATTACAGAGCTGCTGACAGAGGACTGCGCTTCTccttaaaactttaaaatcactCACTCCACATTCCTGAACCACACATTTAAGTCAGTCGTGTTTTCTCCGTCCCGGTGCACTTACCAAGACCTGCTCCAGGAAGTGCTTCCCACTACTAAGGCACTCAAAATAAATGGTCTTCCAGACGGATGGACGATCCTTGTGGCAGCATAAACTGAGAGCCAGCTTCTCCGCTTCAGGGAGGTCCACTGAGAGGGCGATTAAACAAAAATGGTGGTGGGAACACGGCAAACAGAAATGTCCCTAATCGACTATACTGtcatttataaaacaataagAGGACTGCAAGGGAATGCAAGAggttgtaataatataaaacaaataccATTGTGTCTTAGAGACTGTGTGAGACGTTCAGGGACAAACCTCCTCTTTTATTTACCTTTGCTCTATCTGTGTCATTAGTGAAATACATCAGGGTCGAGCAAGAATTAGTGACAATTACATGTATAACACAGATCACCCATGAGTCACCACTGCTGTTAGGCAACATCTAAACATGATGTAAGGAAGTGACtgtaagaagaaagaaagagagagagagtctgtgcaGACAcgaaacaaaacaagctatcACATGCACATTTGTGCGGCGGCTTCACAGCCACAGAAGCAGAAGTGTGAATAAAAGAGGAAAGGGGTGATGCCAGCGATTTCCCCTCCAACACCGAGAGCAAAGAAGCTGAAAATGTCATTTACTAAAcatcttcatctccatcagcatcgtcacaataaaacaaaagtcagaCTGACCACAAACAGCTGAGAAGAGGAACTGCTGCTTAACAGAACTGATTAACAGCTGATGTTTCTAAAAGCAAACTCAAGACCGAGCTTTTCAGTCgggctttttatttatttattatatatttttagctgtttttaccggtttgtccttttattttgatatgattattttctggattattttccttttaataacgttcttttatttcaggttttttattctatttctacttttatttctggttttactcacttaAATACGTCTCCTCTGTTCTAATATTTCATTATTCTATCTTTATCATTCTATCgttatctttgttttccagttttattgtcttatttttattgtttttatttattacttggtCATATTTATTGAGATTTTCTAAGTGACATCTGTAGTTTCCTTCAAACATGTGGCGCATGTCAGTCATCCTACTAGAACTGAATCATCGTCAAACAATGTTTAGGCAGAAAGAAGCTGCAGCCGCTCAGACTACCTTGCGTGTGAGGCGCGCTCCTCAGCAGACGATCCCTCTGCAGCCTCAGAGCGGTGGAGCAGTACACGGAGACGAGAGTGCCACACTGAGGGCGGAGCAGCGAGCTCAGGATCCGCCCCTCTTTCAGGGGTCCGTCTCTGGCCGCCCACAGTGCTTCACACAGCGCCTCAAACTGCCCGCCGCCTCTACGAGAGCTCCACGGCATCACTGCCAACACCGCATATATCTCCTCCACCCactcctccaccttctctgGCTTCCTCTCTGGCTTCTCCAGTTTCCTCATCAGGTATTGGATGAACGTGTGCTGCAGAGTGTGTTCCTCTGTGGAAGACTGGTCCTGCAGGAGAGACAAGGAACATCATATATATCAATATCTAATCTAAATCAATCACTTCAGTAATTTTTCAGACTAATTTTCCATTCTCTAAACTTTCACATCTTTATTCGCACAACACCGTCTTCTACTCCAGCGGAAATCTAGTGAAGCCTCATCCATCTCTCAATGTCTTCAGGATGTTTATTTTAGTTGGAAAAGATCAGGAACGAGCTGAATATTAACTGGATATTAGACACAACCACACTCATATTTCTGTATTGCACTTAATGATGTATAATATTTGTAGTTATGACGCTCAGTGTTTGACTCTACCTGTAAGAAATGTGTTAAACACTGGGCCAGTCTgggcttcttcttctccagtAATGTTCGGAGGCAAGACTCAACAGCGGCGTCTGTTGCCCTGGAGCCTCCTGCCGCCTTCTGGTCGGGCTGGGTGTCCATGAAGGCCTCGTGCAACTCCTGCCGAAAGGTCATTTATCTTAGTCCTGTGTTCTGTCTACTAACAAGGGATTCTcaacatgaaataaatcagAACCGATCACGATAATCACTCTGGATCTGTGCGAATGTTTTTGTTCGTACGGGTCAAAAGACGATTATAAACCTCTAGTATCTGCAGAGTAAAagatttatttagtttttactgCTTCAATATGATCTGCAGGTTTGATCGACTCTGACAAgagtaaaaaacagaaataagagTAACCTTGAGAACAGTCTCCGTGATGCCCTCCGACCCCAGTTCCTCCAGGAGCAGAAGGAACTCCAACTCTCTTCTGATGTTGGGAGAAACCTGAGGTGAAGAGCAAAAAACGTGTTATTACAGTTACACCGTCAAATAAGGAAAACAAAGTGAGCTGAAAACTTGACTCTTCATATTCCCGACCTGCTCTTCTGTCCATTTCTCCAAAACCTGAAGCCAAAACCAAGCCAGTTTGTGTGGACTGCCCACAGACTCCCATCTGTGATATAAACACACGGTCATTAAAGGCACATCccaaaccaaaataaacaaacgtGTGAATCTACAGTTGTGCGACTCACTTCAAACTGTAAGGATGGCGGATGATAGCTTTGACTATGTCTCGGAGGTTTTGGGAGAGTGTGGAGTTCACCAGCTGCGGCACACAGGCGCTGGCCAGCTCCCACTCTCCGTCACGCAGGCACCtcttgaaatattcaaacaggTCCTGAAGTGAGGTCTCCGCCTCGCAGCCGAACGGATACATGGCCTCGTTCAACGGTGACGCTCCTCTGCTCAGCGCTCACAGCTGGAGAGGCGCCTGCACTAACACGTAGCCAAGCTGCACCAACGAGCTGCTGCCacctgaaacagaaacacaaaaagagtTTATGTAGTTTAAGACTTGGTGGTACGGTTGACTGTCATTTGTACACATTTTtgagatatactgtatttctttctgTAAATAACAATTTGGGATAAAagactaaaaaaacaaactttctttAGACTGAAAAGGTGGAAGATGAAGCgtttttacaaaaaacaaaagattaaaaatcAGATAAAATTCAAATACTATCCCTACCATACTAATTCCTTTAGACAATGCCAAttatacatttacacatttttaagcagtttttaaatttacattgaCCCTGACTCTTTGTTTCTCAAATCACCTTGACCTTCTCTCATTTTTGAAAACTTTTGGACACTACATTAGTTTTTGAGCTTATATGTGAATTGTGctgttttaaaatctgaatatttacAACCTTTAATCTAATAACCTGTGGGTTACTTACTTAtgtataacttttattttaaattcttgttACCCTCTttttaagaacaaaaatgtatttatttttctaagcAATTCCCAAGCAATGAGTCAGGTAACACGTATGACAGTAAACAGTAAGCCTCCAATACAGAgtgaagtatttatttatttacttatttataatATTGCAATAAACTATCTTCTTGCACTGATGTTAATTACAAGGTTTTCAGCATAATTTATTAGTCCcccaataaaaataatttcagacgcttcttttaatttgaacattatttaaaacaacTTTGCTTTGTAAATTAGCAACACGATTATCAAAGATGGAGAATTTGTGTATTATATGTGTTATGTCACACAGTGTATTTCTGCTACCTGTGCCTTTAATTGTCTGTGCAAACAAACCAGGATCgtggagacaaaaacagtgaacacaacaacTGTCAAGCCCGACGAACTGCCTTTCAAACGGGCTTTAAAAACGTTTCTCTCCAGACGTTTTTTAAAACGTTTGCCTCCTCCTGTTTTGGGGATACATTACTGtaaagttagcattagcattagcaacaaGAGTGCTGActtgctgcagctgaaacattagaaacatttaGTTTATTGGCTAATATACGTGACAGTCGCGCGCATAAAGCGGTTAGAAGTTACC from the Seriola aureovittata isolate HTS-2021-v1 ecotype China chromosome 13, ASM2101889v1, whole genome shotgun sequence genome contains:
- the zfyve26 gene encoding zinc finger FYVE domain-containing protein 26, with the protein product MYPFGCEAETSLQDLFEYFKRCLRDGEWELASACVPQLVNSTLSQNLRDIVKAIIRHPYSLKWESVGSPHKLAWFWLQVLEKWTEEQVSPNIRRELEFLLLLEELGSEGITETVLKELHEAFMDTQPDQKAAGGSRATDAAVESCLRTLLEKKKPRLAQCLTHFLQDQSSTEEHTLQHTFIQYLMRKLEKPERKPEKVEEWVEEIYAVLAVMPWSSRRGGGQFEALCEALWAARDGPLKEGRILSSLLRPQCGTLVSVYCSTALRLQRDRLLRSAPHTQVDLPEAEKLALSLCCHKDRPSVWKTIYFECLSSGKHFLEQVLVTALDLMKHEDFSQLKDLLRREFQPLSRLLLLLGWTQCRSLSSAQTLLSVLHREQASASDSVLQEFANLLSSQLGILEWCKNNNPGISLEALLTQLHTLDSHSALYVLHSLTPLPQFEERRILQLLQRLPNSPGAEDSEGVGSLSSGVQKNIVLFQGFCAMKYAIYALCVNVHKYSNCAECESVQQQQQTTAAESDQNQASTSSEGCQVQFQHYLSECQLYLEAVPAMFRLELLENIFSLLFLSTADFAQQIQKEANTNLNAEDVDRDRSSGARNANVELRARTDESDRSRRESPKRRARSLTGSPRSHLDLGHFIQGCRGFVVDVTAMEGVLKLLKEGLEGMCVVGQQEGQEAGRALPREAEAAESLGCSVTAETFGARLQRLSKRTAEAQWRLQIITSNQGTGSGSESPLQVSAVGRAASSSGRSKSSSLRRRRRPGRHATERQTSTEKLNGEVSTSASDGGGAAAAGCVELEVCPCGGPHSWLAPAMLSPPESLLMSCIRRGNFMEARQVSLVFDLGASACCGELVFMERYKEVLVELGQVEQKMESQSMSSSSSSSEGLGSTAATGTGRVRLGSSGRSTLQAIGSAAAAGVAFYSISDIADRLLSTPAHPMPSLEEGYWLSCCSSDPSGLVYTLLEELSAAAMAAFDLACCHCQLWKTSRQLLDTAERRLSSSLEARGVRVDPKVPHSDGICGFPMVLQQINKILNHSATNKGSVKTDAVGEDQVSASPFGCCIQEVLLCCHPTLSEESIAARLSLAQRLETTLHTLSSAADSTEGGAGSALLALLVDQANLKQSELDAHPVRSSMKQLLRSLDQLCPFEPDGDLARPDYVRSFLDYVNTLASVLVRSLGSEDQSCEVKLGNPLLVLLQAPFQLLSHLLFDRQVSPDRVLSLLKQEGLRLSVQQVIVQRCCETLPLWLSCPGAERDSDQTKKDDGVFGVASLSVLLQQHAHEHMPTLGIAETQSDTSSESEASVEDQSATPTNLSTSPPSNSSSSSSSSSSSSSNSFLLTPSALSFLKSRSPLLASLACLSACKGETARTQASGWSGYFRSGRKEVVLDGEQISREADTLLKDFPILWAYLHTMAEPVLGAPLPEGEEGAAGLGAVVCGKPLVTLLLSGPQEDAAQAVAAEAFQKALSSRDLGRALSLLELYGHGCSQEGALRDRLLACAALQDGGEGTGQLFRVQDADLRARVALQALERWPLSACMELLEFCLNDPNTEDALRTDLELKRKELDIYRWMLNLQPPLPWDTWQELRTQSKTNSESMLSRMVEAKEFALCAQWVELYPVSEQLRLQLKTEHLLHLLEKGQTDEAFQLLEGLSDFVAGLDICERALDRCPGLAACHFLADYLTLHFQRQVSPARRRHIHALHLGSKVLLTLPPAARQDYFPLLSEPLLMLEQLLMNLKVDWADVAVRTLRSLLVGQEAGFGTEDIDKLLADYSCKALDFSCAPRERSRSDSVISLQDVLTQCPAQDSCSLSSSRIDSPTPSASSTPTHTPSSNSTERDRSSAGRKRRSPAKFQPPDQPPARKDWVPDTQQHVCMVCRRERFTMFNRRHHCRRCGRLVCHACSERKMPVEGSPGEEVRVCDQCFSYFHPDSDDELEPAEVAGSPAVTEEALDGMLHLPEVVHRHIQLSTNSAENQLQRSEFYYEQAPSAYLCVAILSLHSDQTSCGHQLIVHCRSLSCKLTNPEVDACLLTDIMRRLLFSAKLMFVKVGRNQDLALCDSYISKVDVLKILVTANYKYIPSLDDILETSAVTRLRNQLLEAEHYQLAVEVSTKSGLDPGGVWQAWGMASLKGGNLSGAREKFSRCLKAPVDRNQLNLGPLLLQEIVQHLETAVRPTLTASYGEDILASLRELEDALSDAGPVERPEGQTQSGRLHQECLYYLNTYGTHLALISFHVRHDCMTEALTYLLNKDCPEEVFLEGVLQPSLERGRLGTLQGILEKLDPGLETCSRYLIASCQFLQRRGYFNTLYQLQQFMMDHVRAAMTCIRFFTHGASSYLQLGEQQRWLVRAKEHLRTYLQEQQGRGAGRRKSQVNSLRKTMSSSDVSRHINTIELQLEVTRFLHRCESAASSRSPQTSAPPSRSSGATSPPTLFGGSPMKVEVACKVMLGGKNIEEGFGIAYRVIQDFQLEAQAVYTRAGQRLVRQRQYGAVRQLLKCVGESGTATKNDCDGLILSCVSVADKTPADAKELESLILETKSTENKIKAYLLCSKLRPAYLLAVKLDPSRAGPLVQDVLQAAEGAQDSVMKNICCQWLSEHHNKSSQQRQARTNAR